In one Halorubrum sp. CBA1229 genomic region, the following are encoded:
- a CDS encoding dihydrolipoamide acetyltransferase family protein produces the protein MTVEEFRLPDVGEGVAEGELVSWLVAPGDRVEEDQPVAEVETDKALVEVPSSYDGTVEELFVEEGEMVPVGDVIISFRVDDVGAEEPTDETGSAAHEEEADEASPDASEPEPTEADAAVESEPETPSGRTFAPPSARRLARELGVDVAAVDGSGPGGRVTEADVRAHAEGGGGSAEAGGPGDDAPEPRPAPTPTDVGSGDRESAVSKRGEEGAAEPSATADSGAAPEPAGRETTLATPATRKLARDLDVDVDDVPTDETRDGEAFVTGEDVRAYADALESATAAESAPEPEPVDLDSTAAATADAGTPAASASAAGDEATAPDAGDETVPYRGVRRTIGKQMERSKFTAPHVSHHDTAEVDALVAAREELKPQAEEAGVKLTYMPFVMKAIVAGLKEHPYLNSELREDDEEIVLKKEYNLGIAVATDAGLMVPVVDDVDEKGLFELAAEVRDLATRARERTLKPAEMKGSTFSVTNFGAIGGEYATPIINYPETAILGLGAIEERPVVRDGEVVAAPTLPLSLSIDHRVVDGAVAAEFANTVMEHLEHPLLLLTQ, from the coding sequence ATGACAGTCGAGGAGTTCAGGCTGCCCGACGTCGGCGAGGGCGTCGCGGAGGGCGAGCTGGTGTCGTGGCTCGTCGCCCCCGGCGACCGCGTCGAGGAGGACCAGCCGGTCGCGGAGGTCGAGACGGACAAGGCGCTCGTCGAGGTCCCGTCGAGCTACGACGGGACCGTCGAGGAGCTGTTCGTCGAGGAGGGCGAGATGGTCCCCGTCGGCGACGTGATCATCTCGTTCCGCGTCGACGATGTGGGCGCCGAGGAGCCGACCGACGAGACCGGCTCGGCCGCCCACGAGGAGGAGGCCGACGAGGCGAGCCCGGATGCGAGCGAACCGGAGCCGACCGAGGCGGACGCCGCCGTCGAGTCGGAGCCGGAGACGCCCAGCGGCCGCACCTTCGCGCCGCCGTCCGCCCGCCGGCTCGCGCGCGAACTCGGCGTCGACGTCGCCGCGGTCGACGGGAGCGGCCCCGGCGGCCGCGTCACCGAGGCCGACGTGCGGGCGCACGCGGAAGGAGGAGGCGGGAGCGCCGAGGCTGGCGGCCCCGGCGACGACGCCCCCGAACCGCGGCCCGCGCCGACGCCGACCGACGTCGGCTCGGGCGACCGCGAGTCCGCAGTGAGCAAGCGCGGCGAGGAGGGCGCCGCCGAGCCCTCGGCGACCGCCGATTCCGGCGCGGCCCCCGAGCCGGCCGGCCGCGAGACGACGCTCGCGACCCCGGCGACGCGGAAGCTCGCGCGCGACCTCGACGTCGACGTCGACGACGTGCCGACCGACGAGACCCGCGACGGCGAGGCGTTCGTCACGGGCGAGGACGTGCGGGCGTACGCCGACGCGCTGGAGTCGGCGACGGCGGCCGAGTCGGCGCCCGAACCGGAGCCGGTCGACTTGGACAGCACGGCGGCCGCGACCGCTGACGCGGGCACGCCCGCGGCGAGCGCGTCCGCCGCCGGCGACGAGGCGACCGCGCCCGACGCGGGCGACGAGACCGTCCCCTACCGCGGGGTGCGCCGCACCATCGGGAAGCAGATGGAGCGATCGAAGTTCACCGCCCCGCACGTCAGCCACCACGACACCGCCGAGGTCGACGCCCTCGTGGCGGCGCGCGAGGAGCTGAAACCGCAGGCGGAGGAGGCCGGCGTGAAGCTCACCTACATGCCGTTCGTGATGAAGGCGATCGTCGCGGGGCTGAAAGAGCACCCCTACCTCAACAGCGAGCTGCGCGAGGACGACGAGGAGATCGTCTTAAAAAAGGAGTACAACCTCGGGATCGCGGTCGCGACCGACGCCGGACTGATGGTCCCCGTCGTCGACGACGTCGACGAGAAGGGGCTCTTCGAGCTGGCCGCGGAGGTGCGCGACCTCGCGACGCGCGCCCGGGAGCGGACGCTGAAGCCCGCGGAAATGAAGGGGAGCACGTTCAGCGTCACCAACTTCGGCGCCATCGGCGGGGAGTACGCCACGCCGATCATCAACTACCCCGAGACCGCGATCTTAGGGCTCGGCGCCATCGAGGAGCGGCCGGTCGTCCGCGACGGCGAGGTCGTCGCGGCGCCGACGCTGCCGCTGTCGCTGTCGATCGACCACCGCGTCGTCGACGGCGCGGTGGCGGCCGAGTTCGCGAACACCGTAATGGAACACCTTGAACACCCGCTGCTGCTGTTGACTCAATAA
- a CDS encoding alpha-ketoacid dehydrogenase subunit beta — MSDTQNLTVVQAVRDGLYSEMREDDDVLVLGQDVGKNGGVFRATEGLFDEFGGDRVVDTPLAESGIVGAAVGMAAMGLRPVPEIQFSGFMYPGFDQIVSHMARFRARSRGRFTLPMTLRAPYGGGIRAPEHHSESKEAFYAHEAGLKVAIPSMPYDAKGLLAASIRDPDPVIFLEPKLIYRAFREEVPEEPYTVPLGEAATRREGDDVAVFTYGAMTRPTLEAAESLAEEGIECEVVDLRTVSPLDREAIVDAFERTGRAVVVHEAPKTGGLAGEITAIIQEEALLYQEAPVKRVTGFDVPYPLYALEDYYLPTAARIEEGILEAVEF, encoded by the coding sequence ATGAGCGACACACAGAACCTCACCGTCGTACAGGCGGTGCGTGACGGGTTGTACAGCGAGATGCGCGAAGACGACGACGTCCTCGTGTTGGGCCAAGACGTCGGGAAGAACGGCGGCGTCTTCCGGGCGACCGAGGGGCTCTTCGACGAGTTCGGCGGCGACCGCGTCGTTGACACCCCGCTGGCGGAGTCGGGCATCGTCGGCGCCGCGGTCGGCATGGCCGCGATGGGGCTGCGGCCGGTCCCGGAGATCCAGTTCTCCGGGTTCATGTACCCCGGCTTCGACCAGATCGTCTCCCACATGGCGCGGTTCCGCGCCCGGAGCCGGGGCCGGTTCACCCTCCCGATGACGCTGCGAGCCCCCTACGGCGGGGGGATCCGCGCGCCGGAGCACCACTCCGAGTCGAAGGAGGCCTTCTACGCACACGAGGCCGGCCTGAAGGTCGCCATCCCCTCGATGCCGTACGACGCGAAGGGGTTACTCGCGGCGTCGATCCGCGACCCCGACCCGGTGATCTTCCTCGAACCGAAGCTCATCTACCGCGCGTTCCGCGAGGAGGTGCCCGAGGAGCCGTACACCGTCCCGCTCGGCGAGGCGGCCACCCGCCGCGAGGGCGACGACGTGGCGGTGTTCACCTACGGCGCCATGACGCGCCCGACGCTGGAGGCCGCCGAGAGCCTCGCCGAGGAGGGGATCGAGTGCGAGGTCGTCGACCTCCGCACCGTCTCCCCGCTGGACCGCGAGGCGATCGTCGACGCCTTCGAGCGCACCGGCCGCGCGGTCGTCGTCCACGAGGCGCCCAAAACCGGCGGGCTCGCCGGGGAGATCACGGCGATCATCCAAGAGGAGGCGCTGTTGTACCAGGAGGCGCCCGTCAAGCGCGTCACCGGCTTCGACGTGCCCTACCCGCTGTACGCGCTGGAGGACTACTACCTCCCGACCGCGGCGCGCATCGAGGAGGGAATCTTGGAGGCGGTCGAGTTTTAA
- a CDS encoding heavy metal-associated domain-containing protein, with translation MSRTLTVEGMSCEHCEQSVAEALEGVAGVESASADRESASATVEGDADPDALVAAVDEAGYDASA, from the coding sequence ATGAGCCGAACGCTCACCGTCGAAGGGATGTCCTGTGAACACTGCGAGCAGAGCGTCGCGGAGGCGCTCGAGGGGGTCGCGGGCGTCGAGAGCGCGAGCGCCGACCGCGAGAGCGCGTCGGCGACCGTCGAGGGCGACGCCGACCCGGACGCGCTCGTGGCCGCGGTGGACGAGGCGGGCTACGACGCGTCCGCTTAA
- a CDS encoding DNA-binding protein, whose amino-acid sequence MSQSAPTREVARRVFASEFNDAGYTFTESDDERAPVYALLPTGESSNRVFFVGTLTEKEDVGEDSEYWRGRIVDPTGTFFVYAGQYQPEAASKLRDLEPPAYVAVVGKPRTYETDDGTVRVSVRPESITEVDAATRDRWVAETARRTVERVAAFDDEGNEYARMAREEYDLDPETYKAAALSALEDLDDGAGDELAGDAADEGLGDGDVPDDADATGPAGTPDP is encoded by the coding sequence ATGAGTCAATCCGCACCCACCCGAGAGGTCGCCCGGCGCGTGTTCGCGAGCGAGTTCAACGACGCCGGCTACACGTTCACCGAGTCCGACGACGAGCGCGCCCCCGTCTACGCGCTCCTCCCGACGGGCGAGTCCTCGAACCGCGTCTTCTTCGTCGGTACCCTCACCGAGAAGGAGGACGTCGGCGAGGACAGCGAGTACTGGCGCGGCCGCATCGTCGACCCGACGGGCACGTTCTTCGTGTACGCCGGCCAGTACCAGCCCGAGGCCGCCTCCAAGCTCCGCGACCTGGAGCCGCCCGCCTACGTCGCAGTCGTGGGGAAGCCCCGGACGTACGAGACCGACGACGGCACCGTCCGGGTCTCCGTCCGCCCCGAGTCGATCACCGAGGTCGACGCCGCCACCCGCGACCGCTGGGTCGCCGAGACGGCCCGCCGCACCGTCGAGCGCGTCGCCGCGTTCGACGACGAGGGCAACGAGTACGCGCGGATGGCCCGCGAGGAGTACGACCTCGACCCCGAGACGTACAAGGCCGCCGCGCTGTCGGCGCTGGAGGACCTCGACGACGGCGCCGGCGACGAGCTCGCCGGCGACGCCGCGGACGAGGGCCTCGGGGACGGAGACGTTCCCGACGACGCCGACGCGACGGGTCCGGCCGGGACGCCGGACCCCTGA
- a CDS encoding ABC transporter substrate-binding protein gives MNGQVSRREALAGIGLGALSAGCLGRTRNIAGRDRSSQLTLRIVAAPADRDPNAIRIARHLAENLNAVGIDARINTLNRTDLWRKVLINQDFDIYVGQFLEPEPFDPDAMYAFTHSRFVAEAGRQNPFGFTDVNGVDEQLERQRRAEGERPEVVAELQRSLCELQPFTVVAFPDPLTAVREERFEGWTNRQPLSVGALLGLEHAGTSDEAGTANGTTEGDAGSGENATADGETADGGATLRLVTTDDQITENWNPIAAEYRREGTFTTLLYDQLALVDGGEVVPWLAAGWERVDEGTLALDLRDARWHDGEPVTAGDVAFTYEFLRDTSMGSLEAAVPTPRFRGRSSVVESATVVDEGRVELEIGDVNDAVAVRALQVPILPEHVWSERTDAATIAGFEFDVETTEAVVSTNENPVGSGPIRFVEATAEESVVFERNPDHFLVRADATDGETADGESDPAAGIPERFRGKPAFDRLRIEVSPSDIAAVEAVSDGIADATVSTLGPDAVPRVGREADSRLVTGRSGGFYHVGYNARRAPLSNPRFRAVLASLIDKQTLVREAFSGYAEPATSPLAASPEWVPDDLRWDDRETDPVYPFVGEGGTLDIGRAKDLLREAGYRFNDAGHLLSRGG, from the coding sequence ATGAACGGGCAGGTCAGCCGGCGCGAGGCGCTCGCGGGGATCGGTCTGGGGGCCCTGAGCGCCGGCTGTCTCGGTCGGACCCGCAACATCGCGGGCCGCGACCGGTCGTCGCAGCTCACGCTGCGGATCGTCGCCGCGCCGGCCGACAGGGACCCGAACGCGATCCGGATCGCCCGACACCTCGCCGAGAATCTGAACGCGGTGGGGATCGACGCCCGGATCAACACCCTGAACCGGACCGACCTCTGGCGGAAGGTGCTCATCAACCAGGACTTCGATATATACGTCGGACAGTTCCTGGAGCCGGAGCCGTTCGATCCCGACGCGATGTACGCGTTCACCCACTCGCGGTTCGTCGCCGAGGCGGGCCGGCAGAATCCGTTCGGCTTCACCGACGTCAACGGCGTGGACGAGCAGCTCGAACGCCAGCGGCGGGCGGAAGGAGAGCGGCCGGAGGTCGTGGCCGAGCTCCAGCGCTCGCTGTGCGAGCTCCAGCCGTTCACCGTCGTCGCGTTCCCCGACCCGCTCACCGCGGTCCGCGAGGAGCGGTTCGAGGGGTGGACGAACCGACAGCCCCTGTCGGTCGGCGCGCTGCTGGGCCTCGAGCACGCGGGGACGAGCGACGAGGCGGGAACAGCGAACGGAACGACGGAGGGCGACGCGGGAAGCGGCGAGAACGCCACGGCCGACGGGGAGACCGCCGACGGCGGCGCCACCCTCCGGCTCGTCACGACGGACGATCAGATCACGGAGAACTGGAACCCGATCGCGGCCGAGTACAGACGCGAGGGGACGTTCACGACGCTGCTGTACGACCAGCTCGCGCTGGTGGACGGCGGCGAGGTCGTCCCGTGGCTCGCGGCGGGGTGGGAACGGGTCGACGAGGGGACGCTCGCGCTCGACCTCCGGGACGCCCGGTGGCACGACGGCGAGCCGGTGACCGCGGGCGACGTGGCGTTCACCTACGAGTTCCTCCGCGACACCTCGATGGGCTCGCTCGAGGCGGCGGTGCCGACGCCGCGGTTCCGCGGCCGGAGCTCGGTCGTCGAGTCGGCGACGGTCGTCGACGAGGGACGGGTCGAGCTCGAGATCGGCGACGTGAACGACGCGGTCGCGGTCCGGGCGCTGCAGGTCCCGATCCTCCCGGAACACGTCTGGTCCGAGCGGACCGACGCCGCGACCATCGCCGGCTTCGAGTTCGACGTGGAGACGACCGAGGCGGTGGTGTCGACCAACGAGAACCCGGTCGGCAGCGGGCCGATACGGTTCGTCGAGGCGACGGCTGAGGAGTCGGTCGTCTTCGAGCGCAACCCGGACCACTTCCTCGTCCGCGCGGACGCGACGGACGGGGAGACCGCGGACGGAGAGAGCGACCCCGCGGCGGGGATCCCGGAGCGGTTCCGCGGGAAGCCGGCCTTCGATCGGCTGCGGATCGAGGTGTCGCCCTCGGACATCGCCGCGGTGGAGGCGGTCAGCGACGGGATCGCGGACGCGACCGTTTCGACCCTCGGCCCGGACGCGGTCCCCCGGGTCGGGAGGGAGGCCGACTCGCGGCTCGTGACCGGGCGCTCGGGCGGGTTCTACCACGTCGGGTACAACGCGCGGCGGGCGCCCCTGTCGAACCCGCGCTTCCGGGCCGTCCTCGCGTCGCTGATAGACAAGCAGACGCTCGTTCGCGAGGCGTTCAGCGGGTACGCCGAGCCGGCGACGTCGCCGCTGGCGGCCTCGCCCGAGTGGGTGCCGGACGACCTGCGGTGGGACGACCGGGAGACGGACCCGGTGTACCCGTTCGTCGGAGAGGGGGGAACGCTCGACATCGGGCGCGCGAAGGACTTGCTCCGGGAGGCGGGGTATCGCTTCAACGACGCGGGGCACCTGCTCTCTCGGGGGGGATGA
- a CDS encoding CopG family transcriptional regulator codes for MGNKNKTISFRVNEDAFEALRDIAEERDISLSAVFRDYVDTLVAHDGQVRAVPEAELQSETETGEVFPPRVEVPKSFVREHERLELEADHLREQLDEYKRYVNHLREQLDDDDEDVIHLEDLDGERDDRDERDEPSFRLG; via the coding sequence ATGGGCAACAAGAACAAGACGATCTCGTTCCGCGTCAACGAGGACGCGTTCGAGGCGCTCCGAGACATCGCCGAGGAGCGGGACATCTCGCTGTCGGCGGTGTTCCGAGACTACGTGGACACGCTCGTTGCCCACGACGGACAGGTCCGCGCCGTCCCGGAGGCGGAGCTCCAGAGCGAGACCGAGACCGGCGAGGTGTTCCCCCCGCGCGTCGAGGTCCCCAAGAGCTTCGTCCGCGAGCACGAGCGGCTGGAGCTGGAGGCCGACCACCTCCGCGAGCAGCTGGACGAGTACAAGCGGTACGTCAACCACCTCCGCGAACAGCTGGACGACGACGACGAGGACGTGATCCACCTGGAGGACCTCGACGGCGAGCGCGATGACCGCGACGAGCGCGACGAACCCTCCTTCCGACTCGGATAA
- a CDS encoding AsnC family transcriptional regulator — MRDLDETDLEILSLLAEDARRPFSEIGERVGLSGPAVSDRVTRLEETGVIQGFTVDVDRTKLRAGVPVLVDVELPVGGASSDGAAPLDEARERARDADAVEHVFVTAEGDLRVYARVDGRTAREWVAGLFDGIAVDDYAVTLVDEFEWTPSIEGVEFALTCAECSNTVDSEGETARIDDEVYHFCCPSCLSRFRERYQRLEEGA; from the coding sequence ATGCGCGACCTCGACGAGACGGACTTGGAGATCCTGTCGCTGCTGGCCGAGGACGCCCGCCGGCCGTTCAGCGAGATCGGCGAGCGCGTGGGGCTGTCGGGACCGGCGGTCTCCGACCGCGTCACGCGGCTGGAGGAGACCGGCGTCATCCAGGGGTTCACGGTCGACGTCGACCGCACGAAGCTCCGGGCGGGCGTCCCCGTGTTGGTGGACGTGGAGCTGCCGGTCGGCGGCGCGTCGTCCGACGGGGCGGCCCCCCTCGACGAGGCCCGCGAGCGCGCCCGGGACGCCGACGCCGTCGAGCACGTGTTCGTCACGGCCGAGGGCGACCTCCGGGTGTACGCCCGCGTCGACGGGCGGACCGCGCGGGAGTGGGTCGCCGGCCTGTTCGACGGGATCGCCGTCGACGACTACGCCGTCACGCTGGTCGACGAGTTCGAGTGGACGCCCTCGATCGAGGGCGTGGAGTTCGCGCTGACCTGCGCGGAGTGTTCGAACACCGTCGACAGCGAGGGCGAGACGGCCCGAATCGACGACGAGGTGTACCACTTCTGCTGTCCGTCCTGCCTGTCGCGGTTCCGAGAGCGGTACCAGCGTCTGGAGGAAGGGGCGTAA
- the lpdA gene encoding dihydrolipoyl dehydrogenase, whose amino-acid sequence MVVGDIATGTEVLVIGGGPGGYVAAIRAAQEGLDTTLVEKDAYGGACLNRGCIPSKALITGSGLAHEAGNAEFMGVHADPAVDMGKMVEWKDGVVDRLTSGVEKLCKANGVNLVPGTASFVDEHTARVAHGGEGQGSESIEFEHAIVATGSRPVQIPGFDFAEDHVWTSADALDADTVPDRLGIVGGGYIGMELATTYAKLGADVTVVEMLDDILDPYEDDVKRIVRKRAEELGVEFSFGEGASEWSEAADGGYLLHTETDEGEESTYGVDKILVAVGRQPVTDGLDPENAGIETDDRGFIETDDRTRSAVEHIHAVGDVAGEPMLAHAASTEGIVAAEVIAGEPAALDQQAIPAAVFTDPEIGTVGMTEAEAEAEGFDPVVGEMPFNASGRAMTTGHTEGFVRLVADEETGFVLGGQIVGPEASELVAEVALAIEMGATLEDVAATVHTHPTLAEAVMEAAENARGQAIHTLNR is encoded by the coding sequence ATGGTCGTCGGAGACATCGCAACCGGAACGGAAGTACTGGTGATCGGGGGCGGACCGGGCGGCTACGTCGCCGCCATCCGCGCCGCGCAGGAGGGGCTCGACACGACGCTCGTCGAGAAGGACGCCTACGGGGGTGCCTGCCTGAACCGCGGCTGTATCCCCTCGAAGGCGCTGATCACGGGGAGCGGCCTCGCCCACGAGGCCGGAAACGCGGAGTTCATGGGGGTCCACGCGGACCCCGCCGTCGACATGGGGAAGATGGTCGAGTGGAAGGACGGCGTGGTCGACCGGCTGACGAGCGGCGTCGAGAAGCTCTGTAAGGCCAACGGCGTCAACCTCGTGCCGGGGACCGCCTCGTTCGTCGACGAGCACACCGCGCGCGTCGCTCACGGCGGCGAGGGGCAGGGCTCCGAGTCGATCGAGTTCGAACACGCGATCGTCGCGACCGGGTCGCGCCCGGTCCAGATCCCCGGCTTCGACTTCGCCGAGGACCACGTCTGGACCTCGGCCGACGCGCTCGACGCCGACACGGTTCCGGACCGGCTCGGGATCGTCGGCGGCGGCTACATCGGCATGGAGCTGGCGACGACGTACGCGAAGCTCGGCGCCGACGTGACCGTCGTCGAGATGCTCGACGACATCCTCGACCCCTACGAGGACGACGTGAAGCGGATCGTCCGCAAGCGCGCCGAGGAGCTGGGCGTCGAGTTCTCCTTCGGCGAGGGCGCGAGCGAGTGGTCCGAGGCGGCCGACGGCGGCTACCTCTTGCACACGGAAACGGACGAGGGAGAAGAGTCGACGTACGGCGTCGATAAAATCCTCGTCGCCGTCGGCCGCCAGCCGGTCACGGACGGGCTCGACCCGGAGAACGCGGGGATCGAGACGGACGACCGCGGCTTCATCGAGACGGACGACCGGACGCGGAGCGCGGTCGAGCATATCCACGCCGTCGGCGACGTGGCGGGCGAGCCGATGCTCGCGCACGCGGCCTCGACGGAGGGGATCGTCGCCGCCGAGGTGATCGCCGGCGAGCCGGCCGCGCTCGACCAGCAGGCGATCCCCGCGGCCGTCTTCACCGACCCCGAGATCGGGACGGTCGGCATGACCGAGGCGGAGGCCGAGGCCGAGGGGTTCGACCCGGTCGTCGGCGAGATGCCGTTCAACGCCTCCGGGCGCGCGATGACGACGGGCCACACCGAGGGGTTCGTCCGGCTCGTCGCCGACGAGGAGACCGGCTTCGTGCTCGGCGGGCAGATCGTCGGGCCGGAGGCCTCCGAGCTGGTCGCCGAGGTCGCGCTCGCGATCGAGATGGGGGCGACGCTGGAGGACGTGGCGGCGACGGTCCACACGCACCCCACGCTCGCGGAGGCGGTGATGGAGGCCGCGGAGAACGCCCGCGGCCAGGCGATTCACACGCTGAATCGGTAG
- a CDS encoding replication factor A (Replication protein A protects and stabilize the intermediate ssDNA that is generated by the unwinding action of a DNA helicase at the replication fork. In addition, SSBs prevent the formation of secondary structures by single-stranded template DNA.) — MSELRQEAEAIAEQFSDHLNVDADEVEERLENLVNEYRVPVDEARRSVTNSYLEDAGMERDELGRGGSESVLVNEIDEDEQWVDLRVTLVDLWEPRSDSISQVGLLGDESGTIKFVAFETSDLPELTEGQAYELSNVVTDEYEGSYSVKLNRTTGITEIDEEIEVGDNADTVEGALVDIQSGSGLIKRCPEDDCTRVLQNGRCSEHGQVEGEFDLRIKGVLDDGETVTEVIFDREATEELTGMGLEEAKDMAMDALDTTVVAEEMADDVLGRYYRVTGPTFGRYVLVDEMEDPGAVDVESALIEARSI, encoded by the coding sequence ATGAGCGAACTGCGACAGGAAGCGGAAGCGATAGCGGAACAGTTCTCGGACCACCTCAACGTGGACGCCGACGAGGTCGAGGAGCGGCTGGAGAACCTCGTCAACGAGTACCGCGTCCCGGTCGACGAGGCGCGCCGGAGCGTCACCAACAGCTACCTCGAAGACGCCGGGATGGAGCGCGACGAGCTCGGCCGCGGCGGCAGCGAGTCCGTCTTGGTCAACGAGATCGACGAGGACGAACAGTGGGTCGACCTGCGCGTGACGCTGGTCGACCTCTGGGAGCCCCGTAGCGACTCGATCTCGCAGGTCGGACTCTTAGGCGACGAGTCGGGCACGATCAAGTTCGTCGCCTTCGAGACCTCCGATCTCCCCGAGCTGACGGAGGGACAGGCGTACGAGCTCTCGAACGTCGTCACCGACGAGTACGAGGGCAGCTACTCGGTGAAGCTCAACCGGACCACCGGTATCACCGAGATCGACGAGGAGATCGAGGTCGGCGACAACGCCGACACCGTCGAGGGCGCCCTCGTGGACATCCAGTCCGGCTCCGGGCTGATCAAGCGCTGTCCCGAGGACGACTGCACGCGCGTCCTCCAGAACGGCCGGTGCTCCGAGCACGGCCAGGTCGAGGGCGAGTTCGACCTCCGGATCAAGGGCGTCCTCGACGACGGCGAGACCGTCACCGAGGTCATCTTCGACCGCGAGGCCACCGAAGAGCTCACCGGGATGGGCTTGGAGGAGGCCAAGGACATGGCGATGGACGCGCTCGACACCACCGTCGTCGCCGAGGAGATGGCCGACGACGTACTCGGGCGGTACTACCGCGTCACCGGTCCCACGTTCGGCCGGTACGTCCTGGTCGACGAGATGGAGGACCCGGGCGCCGTCGACGTTGAAAGCGCGCTGATCGAAGCGAGGTCGATCTAA
- the pdhA gene encoding pyruvate dehydrogenase (acetyl-transferring) E1 component subunit alpha, with amino-acid sequence MSVFDRAYDDPVRVLDEDGEVVGDVPDLDDEALVDMYRHMRLARHFDGRAVSLQRQGRMGTYPPLSGQEGAQIGSATALAEDDWMVPSYREHGAALVRGLPLKQTLLYWMGHEAGNKAPEGVNVFPVAVPIASQVPHATGASWAAKLRDTDEVFLCYFGDGATSEGDFHEGVNFAGVFDTPTVFFCNNNQWAISVPRERQTRSATLAQKAEAYGIDGVQVDGMDPLAVYSVTRDAVEKARGPETDRPRPTLIEAIQYRFGAHTTADDPTVYRDDEEVERWKAKDPIPRLEAYLRSEAILDDERVAEIETAVEERVADAIDAAEAAARPEPSELFEHAYAELPSELARQQEEFAAFREAHGDEAFLEE; translated from the coding sequence GTGAGCGTATTCGACAGAGCGTACGACGATCCGGTCCGCGTGCTCGACGAGGACGGCGAAGTCGTCGGCGACGTCCCCGACCTCGACGACGAGGCGCTCGTCGACATGTACCGACACATGCGGCTCGCCCGGCACTTCGACGGCCGGGCGGTGAGCCTCCAACGACAGGGACGGATGGGGACGTACCCGCCGCTGTCGGGACAGGAGGGCGCGCAGATCGGCTCCGCGACGGCGCTCGCCGAGGACGACTGGATGGTCCCCTCCTACCGCGAGCACGGTGCCGCCCTGGTCCGCGGGCTCCCGCTGAAACAGACCCTCCTCTACTGGATGGGCCACGAGGCCGGCAACAAGGCGCCCGAGGGCGTCAACGTCTTCCCGGTCGCCGTCCCCATCGCCTCGCAGGTCCCCCACGCCACGGGCGCGTCGTGGGCCGCGAAGCTCCGCGACACCGACGAGGTGTTCCTCTGTTACTTCGGCGACGGCGCGACCAGCGAGGGCGACTTCCACGAGGGGGTCAACTTCGCCGGCGTCTTCGACACGCCGACCGTCTTCTTCTGTAACAACAACCAGTGGGCGATCTCCGTGCCTCGCGAGCGGCAGACCCGGAGCGCGACGCTGGCCCAGAAGGCCGAGGCGTACGGGATAGACGGGGTGCAGGTCGACGGGATGGACCCGCTCGCGGTGTACAGCGTCACGCGGGACGCCGTGGAGAAGGCGCGCGGGCCGGAGACGGACCGGCCCCGCCCGACGCTGATCGAGGCGATCCAGTACCGGTTCGGCGCGCACACGACCGCCGACGACCCCACCGTCTACCGCGACGACGAGGAGGTCGAGCGCTGGAAGGCGAAGGACCCGATCCCGCGGCTGGAGGCGTACCTCCGCTCGGAGGCGATCCTCGACGACGAGCGCGTCGCGGAGATCGAGACCGCGGTCGAGGAGCGCGTCGCCGACGCGATCGACGCGGCGGAGGCGGCGGCACGGCCGGAGCCGAGCGAGCTGTTCGAGCACGCGTACGCTGAGCTCCCGTCCGAACTGGCGCGGCAGCAGGAGGAGTTCGCGGCCTTCCGCGAGGCGCACGGCGACGAGGCGTTCCTGGAGGAGTAA